The following are from one region of the Flavobacteriaceae bacterium UJ101 genome:
- the prmA gene encoding ribosomal protein L11 methyltransferase (Methylates ribosomal protein L11; Belongs to the methyltransferase superfamily. PrmA family.; KEGG: cao:Celal_0478 ribosomal protein L11 methyltransferase; Methyltransferases) has protein sequence MDYNYIEYTFTVTPLQPTTEILIAELALIEFDSFSETDTGLQAYVLAEKENEDAVKNLQIIQNKEFAISYTRKVIEPTNWNEEWEKNFDPIDVEGQCYVRATFHDSKPTYPYEIVIDPKMSFGTGHHETTYMMIQQILHHDMTKKQVLDMGCGTAILAMLAKMKGADFVKGIDIDEWAIENAIENTKRNSLEISLALGTAKLLGSETFDIIFANINRNILLQDATHYIKVLNPNGDLFLSGFYLEDLPIIRQGFEKNGVNFVSHIEKNNWVAAHFKK, from the coding sequence ATGGATTATAATTATATTGAATACACTTTTACAGTTACTCCTTTACAACCCACTACAGAAATCCTTATTGCAGAATTAGCATTAATAGAATTTGATAGTTTTTCTGAAACTGATACGGGTTTACAAGCTTATGTTTTAGCTGAAAAAGAGAATGAAGATGCTGTAAAAAATTTACAGATTATTCAAAATAAAGAATTTGCAATTTCTTACACACGTAAAGTAATTGAACCTACTAATTGGAATGAAGAATGGGAAAAAAATTTTGATCCAATTGATGTAGAAGGTCAATGCTATGTCAGGGCTACTTTTCATGATTCAAAACCAACTTACCCATATGAAATTGTAATCGATCCTAAAATGTCATTCGGGACAGGCCACCATGAAACTACCTATATGATGATTCAACAAATACTTCATCATGATATGACAAAAAAACAGGTTTTAGATATGGGATGTGGAACTGCTATTTTAGCTATGCTTGCCAAAATGAAAGGAGCTGATTTTGTCAAAGGTATTGATATCGATGAATGGGCCATAGAAAACGCTATTGAAAATACAAAACGTAATTCTTTGGAAATTTCTTTAGCTCTAGGAACCGCTAAATTACTAGGATCTGAAACTTTCGACATAATTTTTGCCAATATAAACCGTAACATTTTACTACAAGATGCTACTCATTATATAAAGGTTTTAAATCCAAATGGTGATTTATTTTTGAGTGGTTTTTATCTAGAAGATTTACCTATCATTCGTCAAGGTTTCGAAAAAAATGGCGTAAATTTTGTATCCCATATAGAGAAAAATAACTGGGTCGCAGCCCACTTTAAAAAATAA
- the bioA gene encoding adenosylmethionine--8-amino-7-oxononanoate transaminase (Catalyzes the transfer of the alpha-amino group from S- adenosyl-L-methionine (SAM) to 7-keto-8-aminopelargonic acid (KAPA) to form 7,8-diaminopelargonic acid (DAPA). It is the only animotransferase known to utilize SAM as an amino donor; Belongs to the class-III pyridoxal-phosphate-dependent aminotransferase family. BioA subfamily.; KEGG: orh:Ornrh_1600 adenosylmethionine---8-amino-7-oxononanoate aminotransferase), producing MISDLQQRDLKHLWHPITQHQTIDNHLVIKKAKGVYLYDENNQKYIDGFSSWYTCMYGHCNEAIIQKAYESLQQFSHIPFVGLTHKPAIELSETLIKILPKNQQKIFFSENGSTSVDLAIKMALQYFHNQNIPRTKIIAFEDAFHGDTFGAMSVSNSPVYHKAFNDFFIDVIHIPVPNDDNFHQVKKQFSDLVSQQDIACFIYEPLVQGANCMKMFSPKFLDELIQIAQKYNTLCIADEVMTGFGKTGKNFASDHLKTNPDIICLAKSLTAGVTPMALTTCTEKIYQSFLDNEMTKGLMHAHTYSASPLGCSVAKAAIDLLTSKEIRDNIQRITQKHQSFLQEIKQHPKVKNARTLGIIFAFELDIEMKRYGKKRNELYDFFMEQGVFLRPLGNTIYLLPPYIISDEQLDHIYHSIQLLLA from the coding sequence ATGATTTCTGACTTACAACAACGTGACCTCAAACACCTTTGGCACCCAATAACACAACATCAAACAATTGATAATCATCTCGTTATAAAAAAAGCAAAAGGAGTTTATCTTTATGACGAAAACAATCAAAAATATATTGACGGATTTTCTTCTTGGTATACTTGTATGTATGGTCATTGCAATGAAGCAATTATTCAGAAGGCATATGAAAGTTTACAACAATTTAGTCATATTCCATTTGTAGGTTTAACTCATAAGCCTGCAATTGAGCTTTCAGAAACTTTGATTAAAATTTTACCTAAAAATCAACAAAAAATATTTTTTTCTGAAAATGGCTCCACATCGGTTGATTTAGCTATAAAAATGGCTTTACAATATTTTCATAATCAAAATATTCCTAGAACAAAAATCATTGCTTTTGAAGATGCTTTTCATGGCGATACTTTTGGTGCTATGTCAGTTTCTAATTCTCCTGTCTATCACAAAGCATTTAATGATTTTTTTATTGACGTAATTCACATTCCTGTTCCTAATGATGACAATTTCCATCAAGTAAAAAAACAATTTTCTGATTTAGTTTCTCAACAAGATATTGCTTGTTTTATTTATGAACCGTTAGTTCAAGGAGCTAATTGTATGAAAATGTTTTCTCCTAAATTTTTAGATGAACTTATTCAAATAGCACAAAAATATAATACACTGTGTATTGCAGATGAAGTCATGACAGGTTTTGGTAAAACTGGGAAAAACTTTGCTTCAGATCACTTAAAAACAAACCCTGATATTATTTGTTTAGCAAAATCATTAACAGCAGGAGTTACACCAATGGCACTTACTACCTGTACTGAAAAAATTTATCAATCTTTTTTAGATAATGAGATGACCAAAGGGCTCATGCATGCCCATACTTATTCTGCCAGTCCGTTAGGCTGCTCTGTAGCCAAAGCAGCTATTGATTTATTAACCTCTAAGGAAATACGAGATAATATTCAACGGATTACTCAAAAACATCAATCTTTTTTACAAGAAATCAAGCAACATCCTAAAGTAAAAAATGCAAGAACATTAGGTATTATTTTTGCTTTTGAATTGGACATCGAAATGAAACGTTATGGTAAAAAAAGAAACGAGTTATATGATTTTTTCATGGAACAAGGTGTTTTTTTACGCCCATTAGGAAATACTATTTATTTACTCCCCCCTTATATTATTTCAGACGAACAATTAGATCATATTTATCATTCCATTCAACTATTATTAGCATAA
- the IARS|ileS gene encoding isoleucine--tRNA ligase (Catalyzes the attachment of isoleucine to tRNA(Ile). As IleRS can inadvertently accommodate and process structurally similar amino acids such as valine, to avoid such errors it has two additional distinct tRNA(Ile)-dependent editing activities. One activity is designated as 'pretransfer' editing and involves the hydrolysis of activated Val-AMP. The other activity is designated 'posttransfer' editing and involves deacylation of mischarged Val-tRNA(Ile); Belongs to the class-I aminoacyl-tRNA synthetase family. IleS type 2 subfamily.; KEGG: bth:BT_0806 isoleucyl-tRNA synthetase), which translates to MSKKFNEYKQLSLTTIASEILEYWKEHNTFEKSVESREGKDSFVFYDGPPSANGMPGIHHVISRSIKDIFCRYQTLKGKQVMRKAGWDTHGLPVELGVEKQLGITKEDIGKTISVTEYNEACKKSVMQFTDKWADMSEKMGYWVDMDNPYVTYDSKYMETLWWLLKKIYTKNWLYKGYTIQPYSPAAGTGLSSHELNLPGTYRDVTDTTIVAQFKAKKISTDLFQNIEGDVHFLAWTTTPWTLPSNTALTVGAKIDYVLIKSYNQYTFEPIQVILAENLVGKQFSGKFFEAESDEDFSNYEAGNKKIPYQIIEKYKGSDLVGIEYEQLLPWTLPYEDAEKAFRVIDGDFVTTEDGTGIVHTAPTFGADDAFVAKKHGIPPMLVLDENENPVPLVDLQGRFVKTLNNDFAGKYVKNEYYKENAPEKSTDVEIAILLKTENKAFKVEKYVHSYPHCWRTDKPVLYYPLDSWFIKATAVKERMQELNKTINWKPKSTGEGRFGNWLENVNDWNLSRSRYWGVPLPIWRTEEGDEEILIGSIEELIQEIEKSIQAGFMTVNPYQGFEVGNMDQANYEKVDLHKHIVDAIVLVSSSGKPMKREADLIDVWFDSGAMPYAQHHYPFENKELIDERKAYPADFIAEGVDQTRGWFYTLHAISTMVFDQVSYKNVISNGLVLDKNGQKMSKRLGNGVDPFETLAKYGPDATRWYMISNAQPWENLKFNIEGIDEVRRKFFGTLYNTYSFFALYANLDGFDYGEEVLVKNRTELDRWIISELNTLIKNVDAFYADYEPTRAARAIYSFVTDNLSNWYVRLNRRRFWKGEYSDDKRAAYQTLYTCLVTIAKLGSPIAPFFMDKLYQDLNKVTNIEDFESVHLADFPQVNEDLIDQELQERTHLAQKITSMVFSLRKREQIKVRQPLQKIMIPVLNRELHDRLEIVSDIIKQEVNVKEVELLTNEEASGILVKQIKPNFKTLGPKFGKNMKQIAARVAQFDQDMINSIEANGGVMLEIEGENVELTPEDFEISTKDIEGWLVASEAGLTVALDIQIDETLKAEGIARELVNRIQNLRKEAGFEVSDKVNILIQNQEAIKKSVDLYQDYICNEVLGKSLQLVDSIENGIDIDFDDIHTKIVLTKI; encoded by the coding sequence ATGAGCAAAAAATTTAACGAATATAAGCAGCTAAGTTTAACAACTATAGCAAGCGAGATTTTAGAATACTGGAAAGAACATAATACTTTTGAAAAAAGTGTTGAATCCAGAGAAGGAAAAGATTCTTTTGTGTTTTATGATGGACCACCCTCTGCAAATGGAATGCCTGGAATTCATCATGTGATCTCTCGTTCGATTAAAGATATTTTTTGTCGTTATCAGACTCTTAAGGGGAAACAAGTAATGCGTAAAGCAGGTTGGGATACACACGGTTTACCTGTTGAATTAGGTGTTGAAAAGCAGTTAGGAATAACCAAGGAAGATATAGGGAAAACCATTTCTGTAACGGAATATAATGAAGCTTGTAAGAAATCGGTTATGCAATTTACCGATAAATGGGCAGATATGTCTGAAAAAATGGGATATTGGGTTGATATGGATAATCCATATGTTACCTACGATTCGAAATATATGGAGACCCTTTGGTGGTTATTGAAGAAGATTTATACTAAGAATTGGTTGTATAAAGGATATACCATTCAACCTTATTCACCTGCAGCAGGAACGGGATTGAGTTCTCATGAATTAAACCTTCCAGGCACGTATCGTGATGTAACTGATACTACTATTGTAGCACAGTTTAAGGCAAAGAAAATATCAACAGATTTATTTCAGAATATAGAGGGAGATGTTCATTTTCTTGCATGGACGACTACGCCTTGGACACTACCTTCAAATACGGCGTTAACTGTAGGAGCAAAAATTGATTATGTTTTAATCAAATCATATAATCAATATACATTTGAACCTATACAAGTCATTTTAGCTGAAAATTTAGTAGGAAAACAATTTTCAGGAAAGTTTTTTGAAGCAGAATCTGATGAGGATTTTTCAAACTATGAGGCTGGAAATAAAAAAATACCATATCAAATAATTGAAAAATATAAAGGTTCTGATTTAGTTGGAATCGAATATGAACAATTGTTACCATGGACATTGCCTTATGAAGATGCTGAAAAAGCATTTCGTGTGATTGATGGAGATTTTGTTACAACAGAAGATGGAACTGGAATTGTTCATACAGCACCTACTTTTGGTGCAGATGATGCTTTTGTAGCTAAAAAACATGGAATACCACCTATGTTGGTTTTGGATGAAAACGAAAATCCTGTACCGTTAGTAGATTTGCAAGGTCGATTTGTAAAAACATTAAATAATGATTTTGCGGGTAAATATGTTAAAAACGAGTATTATAAAGAGAATGCACCCGAAAAATCAACTGATGTTGAAATAGCTATTTTATTAAAAACAGAAAATAAAGCTTTTAAAGTTGAAAAATATGTACACAGTTATCCACATTGTTGGAGAACGGATAAACCAGTGTTATACTATCCTTTAGATTCATGGTTTATTAAGGCTACTGCAGTAAAAGAACGTATGCAGGAGTTAAATAAAACCATTAATTGGAAACCGAAATCAACAGGGGAAGGACGTTTCGGAAATTGGCTGGAGAATGTAAACGATTGGAATTTGTCTCGTTCTCGATACTGGGGAGTTCCTCTACCGATTTGGCGTACAGAAGAAGGTGATGAAGAAATTCTAATTGGATCAATAGAGGAATTAATACAAGAAATAGAAAAATCAATTCAAGCAGGTTTTATGACTGTAAACCCTTATCAAGGATTTGAAGTAGGAAACATGGACCAAGCAAATTATGAAAAAGTTGATTTACATAAACATATTGTAGATGCTATTGTTTTGGTTTCTTCAAGTGGTAAACCAATGAAGCGTGAAGCTGATTTGATTGATGTGTGGTTTGATTCAGGTGCTATGCCTTATGCTCAACACCACTACCCATTTGAAAATAAAGAATTAATTGATGAAAGAAAAGCATACCCTGCTGATTTTATTGCAGAAGGAGTAGATCAAACAAGAGGATGGTTTTATACGTTACATGCTATTTCGACGATGGTTTTTGATCAAGTTTCATATAAAAACGTAATTTCAAACGGACTAGTTTTAGATAAAAATGGTCAAAAAATGTCCAAACGTTTAGGAAATGGAGTTGATCCATTTGAAACCTTAGCTAAATATGGTCCAGATGCAACACGTTGGTATATGATTTCTAATGCACAACCATGGGAAAATTTAAAATTTAATATAGAAGGAATTGATGAAGTTCGTCGTAAATTCTTTGGTACTTTATACAACACATATTCATTCTTTGCTTTATATGCTAATTTAGATGGATTTGATTATGGAGAAGAAGTACTTGTGAAAAACCGAACAGAATTAGACCGTTGGATTATTTCAGAACTCAATACATTGATAAAGAATGTTGATGCATTCTATGCCGATTATGAGCCAACACGTGCTGCACGTGCCATTTATAGTTTTGTAACTGACAATTTAAGTAATTGGTATGTTCGTTTGAATCGAAGACGTTTTTGGAAAGGAGAATATTCTGATGATAAAAGAGCAGCTTATCAAACATTATATACATGTTTAGTAACGATTGCTAAGTTAGGTTCTCCTATAGCACCATTTTTTATGGATAAACTGTATCAGGACTTAAATAAGGTTACCAATATAGAAGATTTTGAATCTGTGCATTTGGCTGATTTTCCTCAAGTAAATGAAGATTTGATTGATCAAGAATTACAAGAGCGAACACATTTAGCTCAAAAAATAACCTCAATGGTATTTTCATTACGTAAACGTGAGCAAATCAAAGTGCGTCAACCTTTACAAAAAATTATGATACCTGTATTGAATCGTGAGTTGCATGATCGATTAGAAATAGTTTCTGATATTATTAAACAAGAAGTTAATGTAAAAGAGGTAGAATTGCTTACCAATGAGGAAGCTTCTGGAATATTGGTTAAACAAATTAAACCTAATTTTAAGACATTAGGTCCTAAATTTGGTAAAAATATGAAACAAATAGCAGCTCGTGTTGCTCAATTTGATCAAGATATGATCAATAGTATTGAAGCAAATGGTGGGGTGATGCTAGAAATAGAAGGAGAAAATGTAGAGTTAACTCCAGAAGATTTTGAAATTTCGACCAAAGACATTGAGGGCTGGTTAGTAGCGTCAGAAGCCGGTTTGACGGTAGCTTTAGACATACAAATAGATGAAACACTAAAAGCGGAAGGTATTGCAAGAGAGTTAGTTAATAGAATTCAAAATTTGAGAAAAGAAGCTGGTTTTGAAGTTAGTGATAAAGTTAATATATTGATACAAAATCAAGAAGCTATTAAAAAATCAGTTGATTTGTATCAAGATTATATTTGTAACGAAGTTCTAGGTAAAAGTTTGCAATTAGTGGATTCAATTGAAAATGGCATAGATATTGATTTTGATGACATACACACAAAAATAGTATTAACTAAAATTTAG
- a CDS encoding uncharacterized protein (Contains 1 dksA C4-type zinc finger.) has translation MENTKLRYSDNDLEEFKTLIQEKIEKAEADLEVLRESFMNDGNNGTEDTSPSFKAFEEGSETMSKEQNVILASRQEKFIRDLKNALIRIENKTYGICRVTGKLINKERLKLVPHATLSIEAKNMQ, from the coding sequence ATGGAAAACACAAAACTACGATATTCAGATAATGATTTAGAAGAATTTAAAACATTAATCCAAGAAAAGATTGAAAAGGCTGAAGCCGATTTAGAAGTCTTAAGAGAAAGTTTTATGAATGACGGGAATAATGGAACAGAGGATACTTCACCTAGCTTTAAAGCTTTTGAAGAAGGATCTGAGACTATGAGTAAAGAACAAAATGTTATTTTAGCAAGCCGTCAAGAAAAATTTATTCGTGATTTAAAAAATGCACTAATTCGTATAGAAAATAAAACATACGGAATCTGTAGAGTTACGGGTAAATTAATAAATAAAGAGCGCTTAAAATTAGTCCCTCATGCAACCTTAAGTATTGAGGCAAAAAATATGCAATAA
- the lspA gene encoding signal peptidase II (This protein specifically catalyzes the removal of signal peptides from prolipoproteins; Belongs to the peptidase A8 family.; KEGG: osp:Odosp_2485 signal peptidase II): MKKVAAIVALILIIDQVSKIYIKTHFHIGEEVNVIGEWFKLKFVENPGAAYGFHLGGYSGKILLSLLRIILSGGIIWWVYKNIQRGASNYFIIPMAMILAGAIGNLVDGALYGVLFDHGTIYYEDQGYWDWSVQGIPYTEQVSQLDFSGYNAPFLGCVVDMLYFPLFEFTWPEWVPFVGGSHAEFFRYIFNIADSAISIGVFFLLIFRKKAFENVS; encoded by the coding sequence TTGAAAAAAGTAGCAGCAATTGTAGCCTTGATTCTCATCATAGATCAAGTGTCCAAAATTTATATAAAAACACACTTCCATATTGGAGAAGAAGTGAATGTCATTGGGGAATGGTTTAAATTAAAATTTGTTGAAAATCCTGGTGCTGCGTATGGGTTTCATTTGGGAGGTTATTCGGGAAAAATATTATTGAGTTTGCTTCGAATAATTTTGAGTGGAGGTATTATTTGGTGGGTTTATAAAAATATCCAACGAGGTGCTTCTAACTATTTTATTATTCCAATGGCTATGATTTTGGCAGGAGCTATAGGGAACCTAGTTGATGGGGCACTTTACGGAGTTCTCTTTGATCATGGAACTATTTATTATGAGGATCAAGGATATTGGGATTGGAGTGTTCAAGGAATTCCTTATACAGAACAAGTTTCTCAACTAGATTTTTCAGGCTATAATGCCCCTTTTTTAGGATGCGTAGTAGATATGCTATATTTTCCTTTATTTGAATTTACATGGCCCGAATGGGTTCCTTTTGTTGGAGGTTCGCATGCTGAATTCTTTCGCTATATTTTTAATATTGCTGATTCGGCAATTTCAATAGGTGTTTTTTTCTTATTAATTTTTAGAAAAAAAGCTTTTGAAAATGTAAGCTAA
- a CDS encoding histidine decarboxylase (KEGG: amr:AM1_6060 histidine decarboxylase) produces MEKLILENNQKNYSSELKECMHYFNHEKENCFGIQMNQETADCIDFSPLLQHTLNNLGDPFLGKGTHLDTFKYERKLVRLMSNYLHLDSSSDAWGYYTSGSSISNLQAMYIAKNKLGDNTILITSEDAHNSITKAANITGIKEIILLKTNQKGEIDLHDFYNKLSQNKNKRITFFFTSGTVSKGAYDDVFQLVEIIKSFHIEDYYIHLDAALGGLITPFLKDKKYHYLDFSIPEINSITVSFHKRLGIPIPGSIFLLNKSKYDPYKNAKYVEDYSSFDITIPGSRDGFSPLVSYLKLIKVGHDEMVKRTNDVIKKATWFKSLLSLKGIEAYHNECSPCVYFEAPDQNLMKKYHLPLYKKNGVNFTHIFTMEHVKKDHLAALISKM; encoded by the coding sequence ATGGAAAAACTAATATTAGAAAATAATCAAAAGAATTATTCTTCTGAATTAAAAGAATGTATGCACTACTTCAATCATGAAAAAGAAAATTGCTTTGGTATACAAATGAATCAAGAAACGGCAGATTGTATCGATTTCTCACCATTATTACAGCATACTTTAAATAATTTAGGTGATCCTTTCTTAGGCAAAGGAACACACTTAGATACTTTCAAATATGAACGAAAATTAGTTCGTTTAATGTCAAACTATCTTCATTTGGATTCATCATCTGACGCATGGGGTTACTATACTTCAGGATCATCTATTTCTAATCTACAAGCTATGTATATTGCTAAAAACAAATTAGGAGATAATACAATTTTAATCACTTCAGAAGATGCCCATAACAGTATAACAAAAGCAGCTAACATTACAGGAATCAAAGAAATTATTTTACTAAAAACTAATCAAAAAGGAGAAATAGATCTTCATGATTTTTATAATAAACTATCTCAAAACAAAAATAAAAGAATCACTTTTTTCTTTACATCTGGAACGGTTTCTAAAGGAGCATATGATGATGTTTTTCAATTAGTAGAAATTATAAAGTCATTTCATATCGAAGATTATTATATACATTTAGATGCTGCCTTAGGTGGTCTTATCACCCCTTTTCTAAAAGATAAAAAGTATCATTACCTTGATTTTTCTATTCCTGAAATAAATAGTATTACTGTAAGTTTTCATAAACGATTAGGAATTCCTATACCTGGTTCAATCTTCCTATTAAATAAATCAAAATATGACCCCTATAAAAACGCAAAATACGTTGAAGATTATAGCTCATTTGACATAACAATTCCAGGATCTCGAGATGGTTTCTCTCCTCTTGTTTCTTATCTAAAATTAATAAAAGTTGGACATGATGAAATGGTTAAACGAACAAATGACGTTATAAAAAAAGCTACTTGGTTTAAGTCTTTATTATCTTTGAAAGGTATAGAAGCATATCATAATGAATGCTCACCTTGTGTATATTTTGAAGCTCCTGATCAAAATTTAATGAAGAAATATCATCTTCCCTTGTACAAAAAAAATGGAGTTAACTTCACACATATATTTACAATGGAACATGTAAAAAAAGATCATCTTGCAGCGTTAATTTCAAAAATGTAA
- the ubiE gene encoding demethylmenaquinone methyltransferase (Methyltransferase required for the conversion of demethylmenaquinol (DMKH2) to menaquinol (MKH2); Belongs to the class I-like SAM-binding methyltransferase superfamily. MenG/UbiE family.; KEGG: sht:KO02_07805 demethylmenaquinone methyltransferase / 2-methoxy-6-polyprenyl-1,4-benzoquinol methylase): MGTNVKPYKESDKSKKEQVAEMFDNISPKYDFLNHFLSMGIDIQWRKKVVKQIQSLQAEKVLDIATGTGDLAIMIAENTKAQITGLDLSAGMLEVGRKKVTEKELQNRIEMIQGDSENLPFEDDTFDAITVSFGVRNFENLEKGLTEINRVLKPGGTFIILEFAQPEKFPMKQLYGFYSKNILPNIGRIFSKDNSAYTYLPESVEAFPYGEKMVKIIKKCGFKSVKNKNLTFGISAIYTSIK; encoded by the coding sequence ATGGGCACAAACGTAAAACCATATAAAGAGTCTGACAAAAGTAAAAAGGAGCAAGTAGCTGAAATGTTTGATAATATTTCACCTAAATATGATTTTTTAAATCATTTTTTATCTATGGGAATTGATATCCAATGGAGAAAAAAGGTGGTAAAACAAATTCAGTCTTTGCAAGCAGAAAAGGTGTTAGATATTGCTACCGGAACTGGCGATTTGGCCATTATGATTGCTGAAAATACAAAAGCTCAGATTACCGGACTTGATTTATCAGCAGGAATGCTAGAAGTAGGACGAAAAAAAGTAACGGAAAAAGAGTTACAAAATCGAATTGAAATGATTCAGGGAGATTCTGAAAATCTACCATTTGAAGATGATACTTTTGATGCTATTACCGTTTCTTTTGGTGTACGAAATTTTGAAAATCTTGAAAAAGGCTTAACTGAAATTAATCGTGTATTAAAACCAGGTGGAACTTTTATCATTTTGGAATTTGCACAACCTGAAAAATTTCCAATGAAGCAACTATACGGTTTTTATTCTAAAAACATTTTGCCTAATATTGGACGGATCTTTTCAAAAGATAATTCAGCTTATACTTATTTACCTGAATCTGTAGAAGCTTTTCCATATGGAGAAAAAATGGTTAAAATCATCAAAAAATGTGGTTTTAAATCTGTAAAAAATAAAAACCTCACTTTTGGAATATCAGCTATTTATACTTCAATAAAATAA
- a CDS encoding RNA polymerase sigma-H factor (Sigma factors are initiation factors that promote the attachment of RNA polymerase to specific initiation sites and are then released. This sigma factor regulates genes such as algD, involved in alginate biosynthesis. Belongs to the sigma-70 factor family. ECF subfamily.), translating into MDDKELVSLIVEQGKVDEGFRVLLKTYQERVYWHIRKMVYDHDDANDIAQNTFIKIYKNLNKFKGDSKLYSWIYRIATNEAITFINQKKKRDDVSFEDVSYSLAQNLEADEFFDGDEIEVLLQQCIAQLPEQQRLVFQMKYFDDMKYEEIAEVLQKSIGGLKANYHHAVKKIKELLEMKTVNNQNIIQ; encoded by the coding sequence ATGGACGATAAAGAATTAGTCAGTCTGATCGTAGAGCAAGGGAAAGTAGATGAAGGGTTTAGAGTTTTACTCAAAACTTATCAAGAACGAGTGTATTGGCATATTCGTAAGATGGTTTATGATCATGATGATGCTAATGATATTGCACAGAATACGTTTATTAAAATTTATAAGAATTTAAATAAATTTAAAGGAGATTCGAAACTCTATTCATGGATTTATAGGATTGCGACAAATGAAGCCATTACGTTTATCAATCAGAAAAAGAAACGTGATGATGTAAGTTTTGAAGATGTAAGTTATTCATTAGCTCAGAATTTAGAAGCAGATGAGTTTTTTGATGGAGATGAAATAGAAGTTCTTTTACAGCAATGTATTGCCCAATTGCCAGAACAACAAAGATTGGTTTTTCAAATGAAGTATTTTGATGATATGAAATATGAAGAAATAGCAGAAGTTTTACAAAAGTCAATAGGAGGGTTAAAAGCAAATTATCATCATGCTGTAAAAAAAATAAAAGAATTATTGGAAATGAAAACGGTTAATAATCAAAATATAATACAATGA